In Vibrio atlanticus, the following proteins share a genomic window:
- a CDS encoding YkgJ family cysteine cluster protein: MECRLGCGACCIAPSITSAIPGMPNGKPAGVRCIQLNEQDLCKLFGQPSRPKVCHQFKACPVICGKTDQEALDNLIELEAIT; encoded by the coding sequence ATGGAATGTCGCCTAGGTTGTGGAGCTTGTTGTATCGCTCCAAGTATTACATCTGCTATTCCTGGAATGCCTAATGGCAAGCCTGCTGGCGTACGCTGCATTCAATTAAATGAGCAAGATCTATGCAAATTATTTGGTCAACCTTCACGCCCGAAGGTATGTCACCAATTCAAAGCCTGCCCTGTCATCTGTGGCAAAACAGATCAAGAAGCCCTTGATAACCTGATCGAATTAGAAGCCATTACCTAA
- the aqpZ gene encoding aquaporin Z — protein MNRYIAEMFGTFWLVLGGCGSAVLAAAFPDVGIGLLGVSLAFGLTVLTMAFAIGHISGCHLNPAVTIGLWSGGRFDAKDVAPYIIAQVIGGIIAGGVLFVIASGQAGFDAAASGFASNGYGEHSPGGYSLTAALVCEVVMTMVFLFVIMGATDSKAPAGFAPIAIGLCLTLIHLISIPVTNTSVNPARSTGVAVFVGDWAVSQLWLFWIAPIIGAVIGAMIYKAVRGSD, from the coding sequence ATGAATAGGTATATCGCAGAAATGTTTGGTACGTTTTGGTTGGTGTTGGGGGGGTGTGGTAGTGCCGTCTTAGCCGCTGCTTTCCCTGATGTGGGGATTGGATTGCTCGGAGTATCTCTTGCCTTTGGTTTAACCGTGCTCACCATGGCTTTCGCTATTGGTCACATATCCGGTTGCCACCTCAACCCAGCGGTCACTATCGGCCTTTGGAGTGGCGGACGCTTTGATGCCAAAGATGTCGCACCTTATATTATTGCCCAAGTGATTGGCGGTATTATCGCAGGTGGCGTGTTATTTGTGATTGCTTCAGGCCAAGCTGGCTTTGATGCAGCAGCCTCTGGCTTTGCTTCCAATGGTTACGGTGAACACTCTCCAGGCGGCTATTCACTTACCGCAGCACTCGTGTGTGAGGTCGTCATGACCATGGTGTTCCTGTTCGTGATTATGGGCGCGACAGATTCGAAAGCACCTGCTGGATTTGCACCTATCGCAATTGGTCTCTGTTTAACCCTAATTCACCTTATCAGCATTCCTGTAACCAACACCTCAGTGAACCCCGCTCGAAGTACTGGCGTAGCTGTGTTTGTCGGTGATTGGGCTGTTTCTCAGTTATGGCTATTCTGGATTGCACCGATTATTGGTGCCGTGATTGGCGCAATGATATACAAAGCGGTGAGAGGTTCAGATTAA
- a CDS encoding ChaN family lipoprotein, which yields MQRIILIGLATLLTACTNQPSNNTSQKVANTQTETVSTFYDYQFASPQGETLSLDALPKQLIDADVVLIGEWHTHSAIHRFQTDFLKARRNATSNIALSMEQFTREHQDTLNQYLNDEIGEQILMSQAAAWPNYESDYRALVEFAKTNDVDIIAANAPKPFVQCIGRKGLAYLDQLTTEQRQWIASEVDTGDSPYKEKFMASMHHGTPEQTEKQFAAQVTWDETMAESIVGYLTSNPDQQVIHVAGKFHTEDGLGTAASILRRNPDLKIAIISPVKEISSDSSDYQLKVLSPPARFVKKENRMKAYKHLSKRGASLECD from the coding sequence ATGCAACGTATTATTCTTATCGGATTAGCAACCCTGCTCACGGCTTGTACTAATCAACCTTCAAACAACACTTCTCAAAAAGTGGCTAACACGCAAACGGAAACCGTTTCCACATTCTATGATTACCAGTTTGCTTCTCCACAAGGCGAAACGCTGTCTCTCGATGCATTACCTAAACAGCTGATTGACGCTGATGTGGTTCTTATTGGCGAATGGCACACTCACTCGGCAATCCATCGCTTCCAAACCGATTTCTTAAAAGCACGTCGCAACGCCACATCAAACATCGCGCTTTCAATGGAACAATTCACTCGAGAACATCAGGACACATTAAACCAATATCTCAATGATGAAATTGGCGAACAAATTCTTATGTCTCAAGCGGCTGCTTGGCCAAACTACGAAAGTGATTATCGCGCTTTAGTTGAGTTCGCTAAAACCAATGACGTCGATATCATCGCGGCAAACGCACCAAAACCCTTCGTACAATGCATTGGCCGTAAGGGATTAGCCTACCTAGATCAGCTAACGACGGAACAACGTCAATGGATTGCTTCAGAAGTGGATACCGGCGATAGCCCTTACAAAGAAAAATTCATGGCTTCGATGCATCACGGTACGCCAGAGCAAACAGAAAAACAGTTTGCCGCTCAAGTAACATGGGATGAAACCATGGCGGAGTCGATTGTCGGTTACCTAACATCAAACCCAGATCAGCAAGTGATTCATGTTGCTGGCAAGTTCCACACAGAAGATGGTTTAGGCACAGCTGCATCGATTCTACGTCGTAATCCCGATCTGAAAATTGCGATTATCAGCCCAGTAAAGGAAATATCTTCAGATAGCAGTGACTACCAGCTAAAAGTGCTTTCTCCACCCGCTCGCTTTGTTAAAAAAGAGAACAGAATGAAGGCATACAAACACCTATCTAAGCGCGGCGCTAGCCTAGAGTGCGACTAA
- a CDS encoding BCCT family transporter: MKNTFELIDKPTFFGAIALLLTIVFPLILFPAQGADWIAVAKTFMTDQLGFLYLALGLAACAFMVYVVFSDMGQIKLGEADEEPEFKTASWAAMLFCGGIGASILYWGCIEWAYYYQSPPFQLEPGSEEAVRWAATYGLFHWGPIAWSIYLIPAIPIAYFFYVRKQPVLKISSALMPVLGEHRSKGVPGKIVDILFIFGLLGGAATTLGLAAPLITEGLNHLFGLPKNNLTQAMVLLVCTAIFAYSSYAGLEKGIKILSNINFWGAMGLLTFVLIAGPTIFMLETGLDSIGRLLSNFFVMATWAEPFGGYGTFENTHFPQDWTIFYWAWWLVFAPSMGLFVARISRGRTIKQMVSGSIFFGSLGCFLFFMILGNYGLSLQLSGELDVVAILNAEGATKAIFSMLAQLPMSTLVIAVFTLLCIIFTATTFDSISYILASVVQNNVTEEPMRWNRMFWAFTLSFLPTILMFLGGLSTLQTAAIVGGLPLLVISVMLMISAVRATSLDLRHQDAYIEPTINIEELPDMDPWSAEGMALAQFEKEKDAAQEAAELERVAYTELAAVKKEIRAYVLEQGSQMETHELPENLQQALEQAESNLSAAQAKKIELSEQAQNARITFNQVVADLPLA, from the coding sequence GTGAAAAACACTTTTGAGCTTATTGATAAGCCTACTTTCTTTGGTGCGATTGCACTCCTACTCACGATAGTTTTCCCGCTCATTTTGTTCCCTGCACAGGGCGCAGACTGGATTGCGGTTGCGAAAACATTCATGACGGATCAACTTGGATTTCTATATCTTGCTCTAGGCCTAGCTGCTTGTGCCTTCATGGTTTACGTTGTGTTCAGTGATATGGGACAAATTAAACTGGGTGAAGCTGATGAAGAACCTGAGTTCAAAACTGCATCATGGGCAGCAATGCTTTTCTGTGGTGGTATCGGCGCAAGTATCTTGTACTGGGGCTGTATTGAGTGGGCTTACTACTACCAATCACCGCCTTTCCAACTAGAACCCGGAAGTGAAGAAGCGGTTCGTTGGGCGGCAACTTATGGTTTGTTTCACTGGGGACCAATCGCTTGGTCTATCTACCTGATCCCAGCGATTCCTATCGCTTACTTCTTTTATGTGCGTAAACAGCCTGTTCTAAAGATCTCTAGTGCGTTAATGCCTGTTCTTGGTGAACACCGCAGTAAAGGCGTACCTGGAAAGATCGTCGATATCCTATTCATTTTCGGTCTACTGGGTGGCGCTGCGACAACACTAGGTTTAGCAGCACCTCTCATCACTGAAGGCCTGAACCACCTATTCGGCCTACCTAAAAATAACCTTACGCAAGCAATGGTACTTTTAGTTTGTACGGCAATTTTTGCTTACTCTTCTTATGCTGGCTTGGAAAAAGGCATCAAGATCCTGAGTAACATCAATTTCTGGGGTGCAATGGGTCTACTGACTTTCGTTCTGATTGCTGGCCCGACGATCTTTATGCTTGAAACAGGCCTAGACTCGATTGGTCGCCTATTGTCTAACTTCTTCGTGATGGCAACGTGGGCTGAACCATTTGGTGGTTACGGTACCTTTGAGAACACGCACTTCCCACAAGACTGGACCATTTTCTACTGGGCATGGTGGCTAGTATTTGCACCAAGTATGGGCCTGTTTGTTGCGCGTATCTCTCGCGGAAGAACCATCAAACAAATGGTGTCAGGTTCAATTTTCTTTGGCTCTCTAGGTTGTTTCTTGTTCTTCATGATCTTAGGTAACTATGGCCTATCACTGCAACTTTCTGGTGAACTGGATGTAGTAGCGATTTTGAATGCAGAAGGCGCTACCAAAGCTATCTTCTCGATGCTTGCGCAACTGCCAATGAGTACGCTGGTTATCGCGGTATTTACGCTGCTGTGTATCATTTTCACTGCAACTACATTTGACTCAATCTCATACATCCTAGCGTCTGTTGTGCAAAACAACGTAACCGAAGAGCCAATGCGTTGGAACCGTATGTTCTGGGCATTCACTCTGTCGTTCTTGCCAACGATTCTGATGTTCTTGGGTGGCCTAAGTACGCTACAAACGGCAGCAATAGTTGGTGGCTTACCGCTACTGGTGATCTCTGTGATGCTGATGATTTCAGCGGTTCGTGCAACGAGCCTCGACCTACGCCATCAAGACGCGTACATCGAGCCAACGATCAACATCGAAGAACTACCAGATATGGACCCTTGGTCTGCAGAAGGTATGGCGCTGGCTCAATTTGAGAAAGAAAAAGATGCTGCACAAGAGGCCGCAGAACTTGAGCGAGTTGCCTACACAGAACTTGCCGCAGTGAAAAAAGAAATTCGCGCTTATGTGTTAGAACAAGGTTCACAAATGGAAACTCACGAGTTACCAGAGAACCTACAACAAGCACTTGAGCAGGCCGAGAGTAATCTTAGTGCCGCACAAGCGAAAAAAATCGAGTTATCTGAGCAAGCTCAGAATGCTCGTATCACGTTCAACCAGGTGGTTGCAGACTTACCGCTTGCTTGA
- a CDS encoding methyl-accepting chemotaxis protein: MFEKYKNQSVGFQLKLVILLCLLIAFGSIATLVYRNASQVLLDNTLREHQSKVEAMAKTISGQFDAYLHTAKVLESTFRNGYLAGVYVENYDVEFNGHSIPNLTQYGESLINDTKLVDSFTRDTGAVATLFAPFGDDFIRVSTSLKKPSGERVVATTLGKDHPGYNKLKNGEAYYAQVKLFGQRYITYYAPLTNAQGKVNGVSFIGLPVEEATQNLFESLRSVSWGDTGYTIIVDNEEEHQGQYLLHPTNAGGDKSIVDVADYDGNKPFYQLFEQPSGLILYPFEYQGTVGEKYLVYTKVPGWNWKLLGGTFINEVTKGSDELLKLIAIIATLIAAATIVVLTLVLNRTLTPLTTLNEYMMRLGKGEVSLHIPNNGKQTKNEISNLNTGVANMAAQLNTLVGEIRTTSDQVQNSSSSVSQDASHNLSQSDRQQAQVEQVVTAIEEMATSAESVAQQVNSIAENVRLANEDSQKGLEVVEGVCIDVAQLNDQLDKSASAIEQVSSDSESIQTVTKMIDDIAEQTNLLALNAAIEAARAGDQGRGFAVVADEVRTLAHRTQTSVQDVVSIIEKLKSSTNNAVNLMTQSQSNANQVLDKAQEAGTALESIASQVESIASQAETIAATSEEQAQVSQEIAANAHAISDLNQQSRETSAKTSHSADELQKQAESLKNQVNFFS; encoded by the coding sequence ATGTTCGAGAAATACAAAAATCAAAGTGTTGGCTTCCAACTTAAGTTGGTCATTTTGCTGTGCTTACTTATCGCCTTTGGCTCTATCGCAACGCTCGTGTATCGCAATGCCTCACAAGTATTATTAGACAACACGTTAAGGGAACACCAATCCAAAGTAGAAGCGATGGCCAAAACCATATCTGGCCAATTCGATGCCTACCTGCATACCGCCAAAGTTTTAGAATCCACCTTTCGTAACGGTTATCTAGCAGGTGTTTATGTTGAGAATTACGACGTTGAGTTCAACGGTCATTCCATTCCTAACCTGACTCAATATGGTGAGAGCCTAATCAACGACACTAAACTCGTTGATAGCTTTACTCGCGACACCGGCGCTGTAGCAACCCTATTTGCCCCATTTGGCGATGACTTTATTCGCGTGTCTACTTCTCTTAAAAAACCGTCAGGGGAACGTGTGGTTGCCACAACGTTAGGCAAGGATCATCCTGGCTATAACAAACTCAAAAATGGCGAAGCTTATTACGCGCAAGTGAAGCTCTTCGGCCAACGCTACATTACCTACTACGCACCTTTAACGAATGCGCAAGGCAAAGTTAACGGTGTCTCTTTCATTGGTCTACCCGTAGAAGAGGCGACACAAAACCTGTTCGAGTCATTGCGTTCTGTCTCATGGGGCGATACTGGCTATACCATCATCGTTGACAATGAAGAAGAGCATCAAGGCCAGTACTTACTGCACCCTACTAATGCTGGAGGTGATAAATCTATTGTGGATGTTGCCGACTACGACGGTAACAAACCTTTCTATCAGCTCTTTGAGCAGCCATCCGGCTTGATTCTCTACCCTTTTGAGTATCAAGGAACAGTGGGCGAAAAATACCTCGTCTATACCAAAGTCCCGGGGTGGAATTGGAAACTACTTGGCGGCACATTTATTAATGAAGTCACTAAAGGCAGTGACGAACTGCTGAAACTTATCGCGATAATCGCGACCTTGATTGCCGCCGCTACCATCGTCGTGTTAACGCTCGTATTGAACCGTACCTTGACGCCGTTAACGACTTTAAACGAATACATGATGCGCTTAGGAAAAGGCGAAGTCAGCTTACATATTCCAAACAACGGCAAACAGACTAAGAATGAAATCAGCAACCTAAATACCGGCGTTGCGAATATGGCTGCTCAATTGAATACACTCGTTGGAGAAATTCGTACGACCAGTGATCAAGTACAAAACAGCTCTAGCAGTGTGTCACAGGATGCTAGCCACAATCTGAGCCAATCTGACCGCCAACAAGCACAGGTTGAGCAAGTCGTTACCGCAATTGAAGAGATGGCTACCTCGGCAGAATCTGTAGCGCAGCAAGTGAATAGCATTGCTGAAAATGTTCGCCTTGCCAATGAAGACAGTCAGAAAGGTTTAGAAGTCGTTGAAGGTGTGTGTATTGATGTTGCCCAGCTAAATGATCAATTAGACAAATCAGCATCGGCCATCGAGCAAGTGAGTTCTGATAGCGAAAGCATTCAAACCGTCACCAAAATGATTGATGACATCGCAGAACAAACCAACTTACTTGCGTTGAACGCTGCAATAGAAGCAGCGCGAGCGGGTGATCAGGGTCGTGGTTTTGCCGTGGTCGCTGACGAAGTAAGAACATTGGCTCATCGTACACAAACGTCAGTACAAGACGTAGTGAGCATCATCGAGAAGTTGAAATCTTCAACTAACAATGCCGTGAACCTGATGACACAAAGCCAATCGAATGCCAACCAAGTACTTGATAAAGCGCAAGAAGCAGGCACAGCCTTAGAGTCGATTGCCTCTCAAGTTGAATCTATTGCTTCTCAAGCTGAAACCATTGCTGCGACATCAGAAGAGCAAGCTCAGGTTTCTCAAGAAATAGCAGCGAACGCGCATGCGATCAGCGATTTGAACCAGCAAAGCCGTGAAACCAGCGCTAAGACCTCTCACAGTGCTGATGAACTTCAAAAACAAGCTGAGTCGTTAAAGAACCAAGTTAACTTCTTTAGCTAA
- a CDS encoding YbaB/EbfC family nucleoid-associated protein, with amino-acid sequence MFGKGGMGNMMKQAQQMQERMQKLQEEIANMEVTGESGAGLVKVTITGSHSVRRVDIDESLMEDDKEMLEDLIAAAFNDAARRVEETQKEKMAGVTGGMQLPPGMKMPF; translated from the coding sequence ATGTTTGGTAAAGGCGGTATGGGCAACATGATGAAGCAAGCCCAGCAAATGCAAGAGCGCATGCAAAAGCTTCAAGAAGAAATCGCAAATATGGAAGTTACAGGTGAGTCAGGTGCTGGCCTTGTAAAAGTAACGATCACTGGTAGCCACAGCGTTCGCCGTGTTGATATCGATGAAAGCCTAATGGAAGACGATAAAGAGATGCTTGAAGATCTTATCGCTGCTGCTTTCAACGATGCGGCTCGTCGCGTTGAAGAAACTCAAAAAGAGAAAATGGCTGGCGTAACTGGCGGAATGCAACTTCCACCAGGTATGAAGATGCCTTTCTAA
- a CDS encoding D-hexose-6-phosphate mutarotase, with the protein MDLSTLPALSVLSDNVTIVEHEGVKLVRVIHDKANAAISLFGGHVVSFQPQGQEDLIWMSQQAKFDGKTALRGGIPVCWPWFGRIAAPAHGFARSSEWQLVEHRESEAGVIVSLGLKPSEETLAVWPNQFDARLNVEIGEQLKVTLDVKNTDSQPWTFSGALHTYLNVGDIHNTTTTGMGAEYIDSLQGGKICQGGAELVLTDTIDRVYTQPEAQIFVADKKLDRTLTVENHGHNSAVLWNPWAEGAAGMGDMQDDGYLTMMCVESTLHAPSLEAGKTLQPGESHQLITVIASK; encoded by the coding sequence ATGGATTTATCTACTCTACCTGCACTGTCGGTACTTTCTGACAACGTCACTATCGTTGAGCACGAAGGTGTAAAACTGGTTCGTGTTATCCACGATAAAGCAAACGCAGCGATTTCGTTGTTTGGCGGTCATGTCGTGTCATTCCAACCGCAAGGTCAAGAAGACCTAATTTGGATGAGCCAACAAGCTAAATTCGATGGCAAAACGGCTCTGCGTGGTGGTATTCCAGTATGTTGGCCTTGGTTTGGTCGCATTGCAGCACCAGCACATGGTTTTGCACGTTCAAGCGAATGGCAATTGGTTGAGCACCGTGAAAGCGAAGCTGGCGTGATTGTTAGCTTAGGTCTGAAGCCAAGCGAAGAGACGCTAGCAGTATGGCCTAATCAGTTTGATGCACGTTTGAATGTTGAGATCGGCGAGCAGCTAAAAGTAACGCTGGACGTGAAGAACACTGATTCTCAGCCATGGACTTTCTCTGGTGCACTGCACACTTACCTAAACGTTGGCGATATTCACAACACAACCACAACGGGTATGGGTGCTGAGTACATTGATAGCCTACAAGGTGGCAAGATCTGCCAAGGTGGTGCTGAACTGGTACTGACTGACACGATTGACCGCGTTTACACGCAACCAGAAGCGCAAATCTTTGTTGCTGACAAAAAGCTGGATCGCACGCTAACAGTTGAAAACCACGGTCATAACTCCGCAGTACTTTGGAACCCGTGGGCGGAAGGGGCTGCAGGTATGGGCGACATGCAAGACGATGGTTATCTAACCATGATGTGTGTAGAGTCAACACTGCACGCACCAAGCTTAGAAGCAGGCAAAACGTTACAGCCTGGTGAAAGCCACCAGCTGATTACGGTGATTGCTTCGAAATAA
- a CDS encoding alkaline phosphatase, translating into MKHIIKPIIAAVATSTLSFNVLSAEIKNVILMIGDGMGPQQVGLLETYANQAPNSIYKGNKTALYQLAQEGVIGSSLTHPEDAIVVDSACSATMLATGIYSGSEVIGIDSQGNHVETVLEKAKKAGKATGLVSDTRLTHATPAAFAAHQPHRSLENQIANDMLETGVDVMLSGGLRHWIPKSTNDKGETYKQLEKLTQGDVYLKSKRKDDRNLLAEAEKDGYQLAFNRSMLEDAKSDKLLGLFAYSGMDDGIAYSNKEKSDERTQPSLKEMTQKALNILSKDEDGFFLMVEGGQIDWAGHSNDAGTMLHELLKFDEAIQTVYEWAKDREDTIVIVTADHETGSFGFSYSSNDLPKPQKRSGEAFADRDYAPNFNFGAFDILDGLYNQKQSYYGMISEFQKLDKAQQTPEKLAEIVNKNSEFPITAEQAKNVLASKPNPYRLAQHKYLSAEEVPAINDFDAFFPYNDRGNLLAREQATSQNIVWGTGTHTHTPVNVFAWGPTEKILPVSKIMHHSELGEYIKQQVN; encoded by the coding sequence ATGAAGCACATTATAAAACCAATCATTGCCGCAGTGGCAACCTCAACACTTTCATTCAACGTACTTTCAGCAGAAATCAAAAACGTCATTCTGATGATTGGCGATGGAATGGGACCTCAACAAGTTGGCCTGTTAGAAACCTACGCAAACCAAGCACCAAACTCGATCTATAAAGGGAACAAAACCGCCCTTTATCAACTTGCTCAAGAAGGGGTTATTGGTTCATCCCTGACTCACCCAGAAGATGCAATTGTGGTCGATTCTGCTTGTTCAGCCACCATGCTTGCAACCGGTATCTACAGTGGTTCAGAAGTGATTGGCATTGATTCTCAGGGCAATCATGTTGAGACGGTTCTTGAGAAAGCTAAAAAGGCAGGTAAAGCAACGGGACTCGTGTCCGATACACGCTTAACTCACGCCACGCCTGCTGCATTTGCTGCTCACCAACCTCACCGTTCGCTAGAAAACCAAATTGCTAACGACATGCTAGAAACTGGTGTTGATGTAATGCTTTCGGGAGGGCTACGTCATTGGATCCCTAAATCGACCAACGACAAAGGTGAAACCTATAAGCAACTTGAAAAACTGACTCAAGGTGATGTTTACCTAAAATCAAAACGTAAAGACGACCGTAACCTTCTTGCAGAGGCAGAGAAAGACGGCTACCAACTGGCATTTAACCGCAGCATGTTAGAAGATGCTAAAAGCGATAAGCTACTTGGCCTGTTCGCCTACTCAGGCATGGATGACGGCATCGCTTACAGCAACAAGGAAAAAAGTGACGAACGAACTCAGCCAAGCCTGAAAGAGATGACACAAAAAGCGCTCAACATCCTATCCAAAGATGAAGACGGCTTTTTCCTAATGGTCGAAGGTGGCCAAATAGATTGGGCAGGCCACAGTAACGATGCCGGCACTATGCTGCATGAACTGCTCAAGTTTGATGAAGCGATCCAAACTGTGTATGAATGGGCAAAAGATCGTGAAGACACGATCGTGATTGTGACCGCAGACCACGAAACAGGATCTTTTGGATTCAGCTACTCTTCTAACGACCTACCAAAACCACAAAAACGTTCTGGTGAAGCCTTCGCCGACCGCGACTATGCACCTAACTTCAACTTTGGCGCATTCGATATTCTTGATGGTTTATATAATCAAAAGCAAAGCTACTACGGCATGATCAGCGAATTTCAGAAGCTGGATAAAGCGCAGCAAACACCTGAAAAACTGGCTGAGATCGTCAACAAGAATAGTGAGTTCCCTATTACAGCTGAACAAGCGAAAAACGTATTAGCGAGTAAGCCGAACCCATACCGATTGGCTCAACACAAATACTTATCGGCAGAAGAAGTGCCTGCTATCAACGATTTCGATGCATTCTTCCCTTATAACGACCGCGGTAACTTGCTTGCTCGTGAACAGGCAACAAGTCAAAACATCGTTTGGGGTACAGGTACACATACTCACACACCAGTGAACGTGTTTGCTTGGGGCCCAACAGAGAAAATACTGCCCGTTTCAAAAATCATGCACCACTCAGAACTGGGTGAGTACATTAAACAACAAGTAAACTAG
- the recR gene encoding recombination mediator RecR, with protein MRTSHMLEHLMEALRCLPGVGPKSAQRMAFHLLQRDRKGGLQLAEALSQAMTEIGHCNECRTFTEEETCHICTNPKRQDNGQICVVESPADIAAIEATGQYSGRYFVLMGHLSPLDGIGPSDIGLDVLDYRLRRGDITEVILATNPTVEGEATAHYIAELCNAHEVNASRIAHGVPVGGELELVDGTTLSHSLLGRHKI; from the coding sequence ATGCGTACCAGTCATATGCTGGAGCATTTGATGGAGGCCTTACGTTGTCTACCTGGGGTTGGCCCCAAGTCGGCGCAGCGTATGGCCTTTCATTTGTTACAGCGCGATAGAAAAGGCGGCCTACAGTTGGCTGAAGCTCTTAGCCAAGCAATGACAGAAATTGGTCATTGTAATGAGTGCCGTACTTTTACCGAAGAAGAGACCTGCCACATTTGTACCAATCCTAAACGTCAGGATAACGGTCAAATTTGTGTAGTAGAGAGCCCTGCAGACATTGCAGCCATTGAAGCAACGGGTCAATATTCCGGTCGTTACTTTGTGCTTATGGGACATCTTTCACCACTTGATGGTATTGGTCCAAGTGACATCGGTCTTGATGTCTTGGATTACCGCTTACGTCGTGGTGATATCACTGAAGTTATTTTAGCGACTAACCCGACAGTAGAAGGGGAGGCGACAGCACATTACATTGCTGAGCTATGTAATGCCCATGAAGTGAACGCTAGCCGTATCGCCCATGGTGTTCCTGTTGGTGGTGAGCTCGAGCTGGTGGATGGCACCACGCTTTCACACTCGTTACTCGGTCGTCATAAAATCTAA
- a CDS encoding YcgN family cysteine cluster protein, with the protein MTIPFWQEKTLEQMTENEWESLCDGCGKCCLHKLMDEDSDEVYYTNVACSWLNDKTCSCKDYPNRFTSGEECLKLTRDKIHEFHWLPDTCAYRLLSESKPIPEWHPLITGSKSEMHAAGESVRNKVVYEIDVVDWEDHILNHPNR; encoded by the coding sequence ATGACGATTCCATTTTGGCAAGAAAAGACACTAGAGCAAATGACCGAGAACGAGTGGGAATCACTGTGTGACGGTTGTGGTAAGTGTTGCCTACACAAACTAATGGATGAAGATAGCGATGAAGTTTACTACACCAACGTGGCGTGCAGCTGGTTAAACGACAAAACATGTTCGTGTAAAGACTACCCGAACCGCTTTACTTCAGGTGAAGAGTGTTTGAAGCTAACTCGTGACAAGATTCATGAATTCCATTGGCTACCAGATACTTGTGCTTACCGTCTTCTATCAGAATCTAAGCCGATTCCAGAGTGGCACCCATTGATCACGGGCTCTAAATCAGAGATGCATGCTGCTGGTGAAAGCGTTCGTAACAAAGTGGTATACGAAATCGATGTTGTCGATTGGGAAGACCACATCTTGAATCACCCAAATCGCTAG
- the rlmA gene encoding 23S rRNA (guanine(745)-N(1))-methyltransferase encodes MTYQCPLCHQPLSQNDRTFKCEKNHQFDLAKEGYVNLMPAHHKRSKDPGDNKEMMQARRRFLEGNHYDPMRQAVVGLCASYLPATAPSLLDIGCGEGYYTNEIAVNLQEKNGATFGLDISKIAIKYAAKRYPAVDFSVASSHRLPFAENSLDGILRIYAPCKAEELQRTIKDNGVVITVTPASRHLYQLRDAIYDGVRLHDEDPEMIEGFTLDHQEQLNYMMELSGSDAFDLLQMTPFAWKASEEFKQQLIDAEQFNCEADFMLRVYRKQI; translated from the coding sequence ATGACTTACCAATGCCCTTTGTGTCACCAACCTTTATCTCAAAACGATCGTACGTTTAAGTGTGAAAAGAACCATCAGTTCGACCTAGCGAAAGAAGGCTATGTTAATTTGATGCCAGCACACCACAAACGCTCAAAAGATCCAGGTGACAACAAAGAGATGATGCAGGCTCGCCGCCGCTTCCTTGAAGGCAACCACTACGATCCAATGCGTCAAGCCGTTGTTGGTTTATGCGCGAGCTATCTGCCAGCAACCGCCCCTAGCCTATTAGATATCGGTTGTGGTGAAGGTTATTACACCAATGAAATTGCGGTAAACCTTCAAGAAAAGAATGGTGCGACTTTTGGCCTAGACATTTCTAAGATTGCTATCAAATACGCAGCTAAACGCTACCCTGCTGTCGACTTCTCAGTCGCTTCGAGCCATCGCCTGCCCTTTGCGGAAAACAGCTTAGACGGCATTCTACGCATTTATGCGCCTTGCAAGGCTGAAGAGCTGCAGCGCACCATCAAAGACAATGGCGTGGTAATCACCGTGACACCTGCTAGCCGACACCTGTATCAGCTGCGTGATGCAATTTATGATGGTGTTCGCTTGCACGACGAAGATCCAGAAATGATTGAAGGTTTTACTCTTGATCACCAAGAGCAACTAAACTATATGATGGAACTATCGGGGTCAGACGCATTCGACCTGCTACAGATGACGCCGTTTGCTTGGAAAGCGAGTGAAGAGTTTAAACAACAACTCATTGATGCTGAGCAATTCAACTGTGAAGCGGACTTTATGCTGCGAGTGTACCGCAAACAGATTTAA